The following proteins are encoded in a genomic region of Trypanosoma brucei gambiense DAL972 chromosome 8, complete sequence:
- a CDS encoding mannosyl-oligosaccharide 1,2-alpha-mannosidase IB, putative, protein MKGGQFLKMPCVRVLLVLVRVFFVHLPSFAFGDAFPVNGARGGNSQGYNTDGMHPIQAEMLPYVRDMIDHAFGSYIKYAFPKDELCPVSGTGKNTMGGYGWTLIDSLDTLAIAGFHKEFRRHAKWVEEHLTFDIDESVSVFETTIRALGGLLAAHFMYEEGIVPIIPSEHDYNGGFLRLAVDLADRLMPCFDTPTGIPYGAINLRRGVSGGESQLANTAGAGTLLMEMTVLSRITGDEKYERAARRASEALFAARDSQTELMGTYVSVSSGGFSSSESSVGSGLDSAIEYFIKSHSMSGDIGDWERFERTARAVNRYVRKGGMLLAASMYSGRRLQTSQESLSSFFPGNLVLGGHLHEAVESSWPIHTFFKHFGVLPEIFSLESGEPSWMSHDYVGRPEHIESLYMLYRATRDPTYLLMGKELALAINLRMRTPYGFSSVSDVRYPHHDGVHRDSMESFMIAETLKYLYLLFDECNAVHMQGRMGGRASPHCVMDSGSGSSVSHVGWVFNTEAHLFPNSAEWWAPTSLETLDKEAEDPAAALRRQRLEVIDGLLGSFEEVDGEVVGANDKGGAALYQFHCANHALSDIGRLSKSVFR, encoded by the coding sequence ATGAAAGGCGGTCAGTTTTTGAAGATgccgtgtgtgcgtgttttactAGTTCTCGTGAGGGTATTTTTTGTCCATCtgccttcttttgcttttggggATGCGTTTCCTGTGAATGGTGCGCGAGGAGGTAACAGCCAGGGCTACAATACCGATGGCATGCATCCTATTCAAGCTGAGATGCTTCCTTATGTGCGTGACATGATTGACCACGCGTTTGGTTCATACATCAAATACGCCTTTCCCAAAGATGAATTGTGTCCTGTGAGTGGTACTGGGAAGAATACGATGGGTGGCTATGGCTGGACCCTTATTGACTCTCTCGATACACTAGCAATTGCCGGGTTTCACAAAGAATTTCGTCGCCACGCGAAGTGGGTGGAAGAGCACTTGACCTTCGATATTGACGAATCAGTGTCGGTATTTGAGACGACTATTCGAGCTCTTGGAGGTCTTCTGGCTGCTCACTTCATGTACGAGGAGGGCATAGTCCCAATTATCCCTTCGGAGCACGACTATAACGGCGGGTTCTTGCGGCTCGCTGTGGATCTTGCAGATCGTCTGATGCCCTGTTTTGACACGCCCACTGGGATACCATATGGGGCGATTAATTTACGCCGTGGGGTTAGTGGTGGGGAATCGCAGCTGGCCAACACGGCCGGTGCTGGGACGTTGTTAATGGAGATGACGGTACTGTCGAGGATCACAGGCGATGAAAAATACGAGCGTGCGGCGCGGCGTGCATCTGAGGCTCTTTTTGCGGCCAGAGATTCTCAAACTGAGCTTATGGGGACGTATGTGTCTGTGAGTAGTGGCggtttttcctcttcggaGTCTTCTGTGGGTTCTGGGTTAGACAGCGCCATTGAGTACTTTATCAAATCACATAGTATGAGTGGGGACATTGGGGACTGGGAGCGGTTCGAGAGGACTGCGAGAGCTGTGAACCGCTATGTGCGGAAGGGTGGAATGCTGCTAGCAGCTAGCATGTATAGTGGACGGCGGCTGCAGACGTCCCAGGAATCTTTGTCATCATTTTTTCCTGGGAACTTGGTTCTTGGCGGCCATCTCCACGAGGCTGTAGAAAGTTCGTGGCCAATTCATACGTTCTTCAAACATTTTGGTGTTCTGCCGGAGATATTTTCCTTGGAATCTGGCGAGCCGTCGTGGATGTCACATGACTACGTTGGTCGACCTGAGCATATCGAGTCTCTGTATATGCTTTACCGTGCAACACGAGATCCTACATACCTCTTGATGGGAAAAGAACTGGCACTGGCCATTAACTTGCGTATGCGCACACCATATGGGTTTTCTTCCGTAAGTGATGTAAGGTACCCGCATCATGATGGTGTTCACAGAGACTCGATGGAGAGTTTCATGATCGCGGAGACCCTGAAATATTTGTATCTCTTGTTTGACGAGTGCAACGCTGTTCACATGCAGGGACGGATGGGCGGTCGCGCCTCACCGCATTGTGTTATGGATAGCGGTAGCGGCAGTAGCGTCAGCCACGTGGGGTGGGTTTTCAACACTGAAGCTCATCTTTTCCCTAATTCTGCCGAGTGGTGGGCGCCTACTTCCTTGGAGACCTTGGACAAGGAGGCTGAGGATCCCGCTGCTGCGCTCAGGCGCCAGCGTTTGGAGGTAATTGACGGTTTGCTCGGGAGTTTTGAGGAAGTGGACGGTGAGGTTGTTGGGGCGAATGATAAGGGTGGTGCAGCCCTGTACCAGTTCCACTGTGCCAATCACGCCCTGAGTGATATAGGGAGGCTGTCGAAGTCTGTGTTTCGATAA
- a CDS encoding mannosyl-oligosaccharide 1,2-alpha-mannosidase IB (pseudogene), putative yields the protein MSHDYVGRPEHIESLYMLYRATRDPTYLLMGKELALAINLRMRTPYGFSSVSDVRYPHHDGVHRDSMESFMIAETLKYLYLLFDECNAVHMQGRMGGRASPHCVMDSGSGSSVSHVGWVFNTEAHLFPNSAEWWAPTSLETLDKEAEDPAAALRRQRLEVIDGLLGSFEEVDGEVVGANDKGGAALYQFHCANHALSDIGRLSKSVFR from the coding sequence ATGTCACATGACTACGTTGGTCGACCTGAGCATATCGAGTCTCTGTATATGCTTTACCGTGCAACACGAGATCCTACATACCTCTTGATGGGAAAAGAACTGGCACTGGCCATTAACTTGCGTATGCGCACACCATATGGGTTTTCTTCCGTAAGTGATGTAAGGTACCCGCATCATGATGGTGTTCACAGAGACTCGATGGAGAGTTTCATGATCGCGGAGACCCTGAAATATTTGTATCTCTTGTTTGACGAGTGCAACGCTGTTCACATGCAGGGACGGATGGGCGGTCGCGCCTCACCGCATTGTGTTATGGATAGCGGTAGCGGCAGTAGCGTCAGCCACGTGGGGTGGGTTTTCAACACTGAAGCTCATCTTTTCCCTAATTCTGCCGAGTGGTGGGCGCCTACTTCCTTGGAGACCTTGGACAAGGAGGCTGAGGATCCCGCTGCTGCGCTCAGGCGCCAGCGTTTGGAGGTAATTGACGGTTTGCTCGGGAGTTTTGAGGAAGTGGACGGTGAGGTTGTTGGGGCGAATGATAAGGGTGGTGCAGCCCTGTACCAGTTCCACTGTGCCAATCACGCCCTGAGTGATATAGGGAGGCTGTCGAAGTCTGTGTTTCGATAA